One Thioclava electrotropha DNA segment encodes these proteins:
- a CDS encoding efflux RND transporter periplasmic adaptor subunit has protein sequence MRPVPILNAILVLVALYLLVFERDRLMGYLGDAATPAEQAQQVEETGTPAVPVQAMVSTAQPLDQGVLTRGQTEAARRVEVRSETTGKVISEPLGKGAQVEKDQLLCKLDPGTRPAALAEAQARLAEARLNATAAEKLKEGGYRSETSTASAQSALEAASAAVGAAQTELARLEITAPFAGMIEEDTAELGALLSAGGLCATVIQLDPIKLVGYVPETEIDRVKTGAMVGARLATGREVMGKVTFVSQSADAATRTFRIEAEAPNGDHSIREGQTVEMIVAADGTKAHFLPASAMTLNDQGKLGVRLAVDGVARFSPVDFLRDTPEGVWLAGLPESVTVIVVGQDYVTEGSPVAVTLVDHAPGDAAQDTPAPMTPAPQTDGDATDGAAQ, from the coding sequence ATGCGTCCGGTCCCGATCCTTAACGCGATCCTCGTTCTTGTCGCGCTCTACCTTCTGGTGTTCGAGCGCGACCGCCTGATGGGCTATCTCGGCGATGCCGCGACGCCTGCCGAGCAAGCGCAGCAGGTCGAGGAGACCGGCACCCCCGCCGTGCCGGTGCAGGCGATGGTCTCGACCGCGCAGCCGCTCGATCAGGGCGTTCTCACGCGCGGGCAAACCGAGGCCGCGCGACGCGTTGAGGTGCGCTCCGAGACGACGGGCAAGGTGATTTCCGAGCCGCTCGGCAAGGGCGCGCAGGTCGAAAAGGATCAACTGCTGTGCAAGCTCGATCCTGGCACGCGGCCCGCAGCGCTGGCCGAAGCGCAGGCCCGGCTGGCCGAGGCGCGGCTCAACGCCACCGCTGCCGAGAAGCTGAAAGAGGGCGGTTACCGTTCGGAAACCTCCACCGCCTCCGCGCAATCGGCGCTCGAAGCGGCCAGCGCCGCCGTCGGGGCCGCGCAGACAGAACTGGCGCGGCTTGAGATCACCGCGCCCTTTGCCGGGATGATCGAGGAAGACACCGCCGAACTCGGCGCGCTTCTGTCGGCGGGCGGGCTTTGCGCCACCGTGATCCAGCTCGATCCGATCAAACTGGTGGGATACGTCCCTGAGACCGAGATCGACCGGGTCAAGACCGGCGCGATGGTCGGCGCACGCCTCGCGACCGGGCGCGAGGTGATGGGCAAGGTCACCTTCGTCTCGCAATCGGCGGATGCCGCCACGCGCACTTTCCGGATCGAGGCCGAAGCGCCCAATGGCGACCATTCGATCCGCGAAGGGCAGACGGTCGAGATGATCGTCGCCGCCGATGGGACCAAGGCGCATTTCCTGCCCGCCTCCGCGATGACGCTGAATGATCAGGGCAAGCTGGGCGTGCGGCTCGCGGTAGACGGCGTGGCCCGTTTCTCCCCGGTCGACTTCCTGCGTGACACGCCAGAGGGTGTCTGGCTGGCGGGCCTGCCGGAGAGCGTGACGGTGATCGTGGTCGGACAGGACTACGTCACCGAGGGCTCGCCCGTGGCCGTGACCCTCGTCGATCACGCGCCGGGCGATGCGGCCCAAGACACGCCTGCCCCCATGACGCCCGCCCCGCAAACCGATGGCGACGCCACCGACGGGGCCGCGCAATGA
- a CDS encoding outer membrane protein assembly factor BamB family protein, with protein sequence MKLSKTICVLSVAAFVAGCTKETILPGERLSPRDALRAEEGLPLADAPAQQSLPISLPRQVSNAEWPQRAGSATHSLFNAALGNGTTPVWSADIGSGNARRYRITADPIVGGGKVYTLDSQARVTATATNGGRVWQTDITPPGDRQGDASGGGVAYANGTVYVTSDFAELVAIDAATGGIRWRQYFDAGIGGAPTVKNGVVYVVARDSSAWAIRASDGKEIWQVPGAPSASGMTGVSSPAVTDRMVIFPFSSGFLSGVLPQSGMQMWNSKVPGARPGVGYANIVDLTGDPVVVGDTVYAGSSAGKLAAFDVNSGERIWTATEGANSPVQVAGGSIFLVSDQGKIVRLDAKTGDQIWSKDLPYYTKDKPKRQRDIVASYGPVLAGNKLFVASSDGVLRVFSPIDGSLIGQAKIPGGAATDPVVAGRTLYVVGGDGKLHAFQ encoded by the coding sequence GTGAAGCTGAGCAAGACGATCTGCGTGCTGAGTGTGGCGGCTTTCGTGGCAGGCTGTACCAAGGAGACGATCCTTCCCGGCGAGCGTCTCTCGCCCCGCGACGCGCTGCGCGCGGAAGAGGGGCTGCCGCTGGCCGATGCGCCCGCCCAGCAGTCGCTGCCGATCTCGCTGCCGCGTCAGGTGAGCAATGCCGAATGGCCGCAGCGGGCTGGCTCGGCCACGCATAGTCTGTTCAACGCGGCGCTCGGCAATGGCACGACGCCGGTCTGGTCCGCCGATATCGGTTCGGGCAATGCGCGTCGCTACCGCATCACCGCCGATCCGATCGTGGGTGGCGGCAAGGTCTATACGCTCGACAGTCAGGCCCGTGTCACCGCGACCGCGACGAATGGCGGGCGCGTCTGGCAGACCGACATCACGCCTCCGGGCGATCGTCAGGGCGATGCTTCGGGCGGCGGCGTGGCCTATGCCAACGGCACGGTCTACGTGACCTCCGATTTCGCCGAGCTCGTCGCGATCGACGCAGCCACCGGCGGCATCAGGTGGCGGCAATATTTCGACGCAGGCATCGGCGGTGCGCCGACCGTGAAGAACGGCGTGGTCTATGTGGTCGCGCGCGATTCCTCGGCCTGGGCGATCCGCGCCAGCGACGGCAAGGAAATCTGGCAGGTGCCGGGTGCGCCGTCGGCTTCGGGCATGACCGGCGTCTCCTCGCCTGCCGTCACCGACCGCATGGTGATCTTCCCGTTCTCCTCTGGCTTCCTGAGCGGCGTCCTGCCGCAAAGCGGGATGCAGATGTGGAACTCCAAAGTGCCGGGCGCACGTCCGGGTGTGGGCTATGCCAATATCGTCGATCTGACCGGCGATCCTGTCGTCGTGGGCGATACCGTCTACGCGGGCTCCTCGGCGGGCAAGCTGGCAGCCTTCGACGTGAATTCCGGCGAGCGGATCTGGACCGCGACCGAAGGGGCCAACAGCCCCGTTCAGGTTGCGGGCGGCTCGATCTTCCTCGTTTCCGATCAGGGCAAGATCGTGCGTCTCGATGCCAAGACCGGCGATCAGATCTGGTCCAAGGATCTGCCCTATTACACCAAGGATAAGCCGAAGCGGCAGCGCGACATCGTCGCAAGCTACGGCCCGGTTCTCGCTGGCAACAAGCTGTTCGTCGCGTCTTCCGACGGCGTGCTGCGCGTCTTCAGCCCGATCGACGGCAGCCTGATCGGGCAAGCGAAGATCCCGGGCGGGGCTGCGACCGATCCGGTCGTGGCGGGGCGCACCCTCTACGTCGTCGGCGGCGATGGGAAACTGCACGCTTTTCAGTGA
- the der gene encoding ribosome biogenesis GTPase Der — MSFTLAIVGRPNVGKSTLFNRLVGKRLALVDNMPGVTRDLREGDARLGDLRFIVIDSAGLELAEDDSLQGRMRRLTERAVEEADICLFMIDARVGVTPADEIFADILRKKNANVILAANKAEGAAGDAGAIEAWSLGLGEPLRISAEHGEGLDDLYTALVPLADEFAERNAANAPVTDIVIEDELEEGDIPAYQPPSATKPLQLAVIGRPNAGKSTLINKILNEDRLLTGPEAGITRDAISVTADFMGTPMRIWDTAGMRKKARVTDKVEKLSVADGLRAVRFAEVVVVLLDVNIPFETQDLRIADFAETEGRAVVVAANKWDLEEDKPEKLKELREAFERLLPQLKGAPLVTVSAKTGKGLDRLHNAILKAHEVWNRRVPTAKLNNWLTAMTEAHPPPAPGGRRIKLRYITQAKTRPPGFVVKSTHTDKIPESYERYLVNGLRESFDMPGTPIRLYMRDQGKTNPYKDRKKSIPSRLKKHVDAKKRSAHKESARKAREAKKGE; from the coding sequence ATGAGCTTTACCCTGGCCATCGTAGGCCGCCCGAATGTCGGAAAATCGACGCTGTTCAACCGGCTTGTCGGCAAGCGACTCGCGCTTGTCGATAACATGCCCGGCGTCACGCGCGACCTGCGCGAGGGCGATGCGCGTCTGGGCGATCTGCGTTTCATCGTGATCGACTCGGCCGGTCTGGAACTGGCCGAAGACGACAGCCTTCAGGGCCGGATGCGCCGCCTGACCGAGCGCGCCGTGGAAGAGGCCGATATCTGCCTCTTCATGATCGACGCGCGCGTGGGCGTGACGCCCGCCGACGAGATTTTCGCCGATATCCTGCGCAAGAAGAACGCCAACGTCATCCTCGCGGCCAACAAGGCCGAAGGGGCGGCAGGCGATGCGGGCGCGATAGAGGCGTGGAGCCTTGGTCTGGGCGAGCCGCTGCGGATCTCGGCCGAGCATGGCGAAGGTCTCGACGATCTCTACACCGCGCTGGTGCCGCTGGCCGACGAATTCGCCGAACGTAATGCCGCGAACGCCCCAGTCACCGATATCGTGATCGAGGACGAGCTCGAGGAAGGCGATATCCCCGCCTACCAGCCGCCCTCCGCCACGAAGCCGCTGCAGCTTGCCGTGATCGGGCGCCCGAATGCGGGCAAGTCGACGCTGATCAACAAGATCCTCAACGAAGACCGCCTGCTGACCGGCCCCGAGGCCGGGATTACCCGCGACGCGATCTCGGTCACCGCAGATTTCATGGGCACGCCGATGCGGATCTGGGACACGGCGGGGATGCGCAAGAAGGCGCGGGTCACCGACAAGGTCGAGAAGCTGAGCGTGGCCGATGGCCTGCGCGCGGTGCGCTTCGCCGAAGTGGTCGTGGTGCTGCTCGACGTGAATATTCCCTTTGAAACCCAAGACTTGCGGATCGCCGATTTCGCCGAGACCGAGGGGCGCGCGGTTGTGGTTGCCGCGAATAAATGGGATCTCGAAGAAGACAAACCTGAGAAGCTGAAGGAACTGCGCGAGGCGTTCGAGCGCCTGCTGCCGCAGCTGAAAGGTGCGCCGCTGGTGACCGTCTCGGCCAAGACGGGCAAGGGGCTCGACCGGCTGCACAATGCGATCCTGAAGGCCCATGAGGTCTGGAACCGCCGCGTGCCGACCGCGAAGCTGAACAACTGGCTGACCGCGATGACCGAGGCGCACCCGCCGCCGGCTCCCGGAGGCCGTCGGATCAAGCTGCGCTACATCACGCAGGCGAAGACCCGTCCGCCGGGCTTCGTGGTGAAATCGACCCATACCGACAAGATCCCCGAAAGCTACGAGCGCTATCTGGTCAACGGTCTGCGCGAGAGCTTCGACATGCCGGGCACGCCGATCCGCCTCTACATGCGCGATCAGGGCAAGACGAACCCCTATAAGGATCGCAAGAAGTCGATCCCGTCGCGCCTGAAAAAGCACGTCGATGCGAAGAAGCGCTCGGCCCACAAGGAATCGGCGCGGAAAGCGCGCGAGGCGAAAAAGGGCGAGTAA
- the serS gene encoding serine--tRNA ligase, with amino-acid sequence MHDIRAIRENPEEFDAQLARRGLSPLSPEILAMDEARRTAIHAAETAKADQNAASKQVGAAKAKGDEAEFERLRALVTEKKAEVAQMQTEAGELDGKLRDLLMTIPNLPLADVPDGADEDENVEVSRWGTPREFAFDPKEHFELSAVGGEMDFETAAKLSGSRFVVLKGGVARVHRALAQFMLDLHVDKHDLSENITPVLVRDEAMMGTGQLPKFAEDSYQTTNGWWLIPTAEVTLTNYANGEVMDAAALPQRMCAHTNCFRSEAGSAGKDTSGMLRQHQFEKVEMVTLCTPETAIDEHERMTKCAEAVLEALELPYRRIVLCTGDMGFGAQKTYDLEVWLPGQNTYREISSVSTCGTFQARRMNGRYKPEGGGKPEFIATLNGSGLAVGRCLIAVLENGQEEDGSVTLPACLHPYLGGKTRLVDGKLT; translated from the coding sequence ATGCACGATATCCGCGCAATCCGCGAAAACCCCGAAGAATTCGACGCGCAGCTGGCGCGGCGGGGGCTCTCGCCGCTCTCGCCCGAGATTCTCGCGATGGACGAGGCGCGCCGCACGGCGATCCACGCCGCCGAGACCGCGAAAGCCGATCAGAACGCCGCGTCGAAGCAAGTCGGCGCCGCGAAAGCGAAGGGCGACGAGGCCGAATTCGAGCGCCTGCGCGCACTGGTGACCGAGAAGAAAGCCGAAGTCGCGCAGATGCAGACCGAGGCGGGCGAGCTCGACGGCAAGCTGCGCGATCTGCTGATGACGATCCCGAACCTGCCGCTGGCCGATGTGCCCGATGGTGCAGATGAGGACGAGAATGTCGAAGTGAGCCGCTGGGGCACGCCGCGCGAATTCGCCTTTGATCCGAAAGAGCATTTCGAGCTGTCCGCGGTGGGTGGCGAGATGGATTTCGAGACGGCGGCGAAGCTGTCGGGCTCGCGTTTTGTGGTGCTCAAGGGCGGGGTCGCCCGCGTCCACCGGGCGCTCGCGCAATTCATGCTCGACCTGCATGTCGACAAGCACGATCTGTCCGAGAACATCACCCCCGTGCTGGTGCGCGACGAGGCGATGATGGGCACCGGGCAACTGCCGAAATTCGCTGAGGACAGCTATCAGACGACGAATGGCTGGTGGCTGATCCCCACCGCCGAGGTGACGCTGACCAACTACGCCAATGGCGAAGTGATGGACGCTGCCGCCCTGCCCCAGCGCATGTGCGCCCACACCAACTGTTTCCGCTCGGAAGCCGGGTCCGCAGGCAAGGACACGTCGGGGATGCTGCGTCAGCACCAGTTCGAGAAGGTCGAGATGGTGACGCTCTGCACGCCCGAGACCGCGATCGACGAGCATGAGCGCATGACGAAATGCGCCGAGGCTGTGCTGGAGGCGCTGGAGCTGCCCTATCGTCGTATCGTGCTCTGCACCGGCGACATGGGGTTCGGCGCGCAGAAGACCTACGATCTCGAGGTCTGGCTGCCGGGTCAGAACACCTATCGCGAGATTTCCTCGGTCTCCACCTGCGGCACCTTCCAGGCGCGACGGATGAACGGGCGCTACAAGCCCGAAGGCGGCGGCAAGCCCGAATTCATCGCGACGCTCAACGGCTCGGGCCTCGCGGTCGGTCGCTGCCTGATCGCGGTGCTGGAGAACGGTCAGGAAGAGGACGGCTCAGTCACCCTGCCCGCCTGCCTGCACCCCTATCTGGGCGGCAAGACCCGGCTGGTCGACGGCAAGCTGACCTGA
- a CDS encoding efflux RND transporter periplasmic adaptor subunit — protein sequence MTLKLLPLAFAALILPGIALAQDGAITVEPQVVTDWKSVYGQVEAKNTIAARARISGTITALDVTEGDEVKAGQEIGKITDQTLDYQIGAVDAQINALEAQLENAKTELKRGQELQARGVSTSQNVDQLQTQVNVYEGQIAAQKAQRKVYEQQQEFGTVTAPIDGKVVTVPVTKDAVIMGGETIATIGGGGFFLRLSIPERHADTLHMGDTIMITDPDGKEIEGKLAKIYPEIEGGRVQADVEVPDLDSRFVGARLLVKLPMGERDAIVIPQDYVFNRTGLDFVRVKEADGTYLRTVVPGVQVNIDGQDMVEVLTGLNAGDTVVPNDEQ from the coding sequence ATGACGTTGAAGCTTCTGCCGTTGGCATTCGCCGCGTTGATCCTGCCGGGAATCGCGTTGGCGCAGGACGGGGCGATTACGGTCGAACCGCAGGTCGTGACCGATTGGAAGTCTGTCTACGGGCAGGTCGAGGCAAAGAACACGATTGCGGCGCGTGCACGGATTTCGGGCACGATCACCGCGCTTGACGTGACCGAGGGCGACGAGGTCAAAGCCGGTCAGGAGATCGGAAAGATCACCGACCAGACGCTCGATTATCAGATCGGTGCGGTCGATGCGCAGATCAATGCGCTCGAAGCGCAGCTGGAAAACGCGAAGACCGAGCTCAAGCGCGGGCAGGAATTGCAGGCGCGGGGCGTCTCGACCTCGCAGAATGTCGATCAGCTTCAGACGCAGGTGAATGTCTACGAGGGCCAGATCGCGGCGCAGAAAGCGCAGCGCAAGGTCTATGAACAGCAGCAGGAATTCGGCACCGTGACCGCGCCGATCGACGGTAAGGTCGTGACCGTTCCGGTCACCAAGGATGCCGTCATCATGGGCGGCGAGACCATCGCGACGATCGGCGGCGGCGGGTTCTTCCTGCGTCTGTCGATCCCCGAGCGCCACGCCGACACGCTGCACATGGGCGACACGATCATGATCACCGACCCCGACGGCAAGGAGATCGAGGGCAAGCTGGCCAAGATTTACCCCGAAATCGAGGGCGGCCGGGTGCAGGCCGATGTCGAAGTGCCCGATCTGGATTCGCGCTTCGTCGGCGCGCGGCTTCTGGTGAAGCTGCCGATGGGCGAGCGTGACGCGATCGTCATCCCGCAGGACTATGTCTTCAACCGCACCGGGCTCGATTTCGTCCGCGTGAAGGAAGCGGACGGCACCTATCTGCGCACGGTCGTGCCGGGCGTTCAGGTCAATATCGACGGCCAGGACATGGTCGAAGTTCTTACCGGCCTGAACGCCGGCGACACGGTGGTGCCGAACGATGAGCAATAA
- a CDS encoding efflux RND transporter permease subunit yields the protein MSNNQGTGPETPDDEIHVKLGIAGGLTKSFIRSALTPLMILAAIAVGLVALISLPREEEPQISVPMVDIHLQAPGLKAQDAMKLVTEPMETIVQGINEVEHVYSRTQDDYSLVMARFKVGTSSDAAILRVHEKVRANMDKIPKGIPDPVIVGRGIDDVAIVSLTLTGKDGAQVDSDELTRVARELQTEVTKIQNVGLTYLVGDATSEIRIEPEPDKLALYGVTLQQLSNKVTQANRAFNTGNIRHEGKQISLSAGETLTAPSEIAGLLLTTRDNRPVYVADVAKVSYVPDASDHIVSNVQRDANGKIERSPAVTLAIAKRAGSNAVVVAEHILDRVHELHGQLIPDNVEVKVTRDYGETANEKANELLFHLGLATISIVGLVLVAIGWRESIVVAVVIPVTILLTLFAAYIMGFTLNRVSLFALIFAIGILVDDAIVVIENIARHWAMKTPGSRVTKAIEAVAEVGNPTIVATLTVVAALLPMLFVSGLMGPYMSPIPAVASAAMIFSFFVAVIITPWLMVKVAGKAQLHGHHGDDDAYGGEHAGGKLGRMYSAVARPILKTKGRSGLFLLVVSVLSFGSLGLLYTKHVTVKLLPFDNKSELSVVVDMPAGTSVEGTDAVAQQVAEIVTKLPEVLSVQTHAGTSAPFNFNGLVRHYYLRAQPNQGDVELQLAPKGERDRTSHEIALEIRDKIKAIKLPEGASLKTVEPPPGPPVIATLLAEVYGPTPEMRRDAARRIEDAFKQVPYIVDVDNSFGIQPDKLRATVNSDDLEFYSVSEGDVWDTLGMLNGSTTVGYSHRGQERQPIPIVMERSKSNKVMNEETLSTPIPANVLPGARGVVELGDVVSVDKEKASYPIFRHNGREAEMVTAELAGKFEAPLYGMLAVDDAINNMDWPKGEKPVVSLHGQPQDESHVTLLWDGEWEVTWVTFRDMGAAFAVALLGIYILVVAQFGSFRLPLVILTPVPLTFLGIMLGHWIFHAPFSATSMIGFIALAGIIVRNSILLVDFIRHGSHEGKSPTEVLIEAGAIRFKPILLTAIAAMIGAVVILADPIFQGLAISLLFGLLSSTLLTVLVIPAIYRIFKT from the coding sequence ATGAGCAATAACCAAGGCACCGGGCCCGAGACGCCCGACGACGAAATCCACGTCAAGCTGGGGATCGCGGGGGGACTCACGAAGTCCTTCATCCGCTCGGCGCTGACGCCGCTGATGATCCTCGCCGCAATCGCGGTGGGTCTCGTCGCGCTGATCTCGCTGCCGCGCGAGGAAGAGCCGCAGATTTCCGTGCCGATGGTGGATATCCACCTGCAGGCGCCGGGTCTGAAGGCGCAGGACGCGATGAAGCTGGTGACCGAGCCGATGGAAACCATCGTGCAGGGCATCAACGAGGTCGAGCACGTCTATTCGCGCACGCAGGACGACTATTCGCTGGTGATGGCGCGCTTCAAGGTCGGCACCTCGTCGGATGCCGCGATCCTGCGCGTGCATGAAAAAGTCCGCGCGAATATGGACAAGATCCCGAAAGGCATCCCCGATCCGGTGATCGTGGGCCGCGGGATCGACGATGTGGCGATCGTCTCGCTGACGCTGACCGGCAAGGACGGCGCGCAGGTCGACAGCGACGAGCTGACCCGTGTCGCGCGCGAATTGCAGACCGAGGTCACGAAGATCCAGAACGTCGGCCTGACCTATCTGGTGGGCGACGCCACGAGCGAGATTCGCATCGAACCCGAGCCCGACAAGCTCGCGCTTTACGGCGTGACGCTGCAGCAGCTCTCGAACAAGGTCACGCAGGCGAACCGCGCCTTCAACACTGGCAATATCCGCCATGAGGGCAAACAGATCAGCCTTTCGGCAGGGGAGACGCTGACCGCGCCTTCCGAGATCGCGGGCCTCCTGCTGACCACGCGCGACAACCGCCCCGTCTATGTGGCCGATGTCGCGAAGGTCTCCTATGTGCCGGACGCCTCGGACCATATCGTCTCCAATGTGCAGCGCGACGCCAATGGCAAGATCGAGCGCTCGCCTGCCGTGACCCTCGCCATCGCCAAGCGCGCGGGCTCCAACGCCGTGGTCGTGGCCGAACATATCCTCGACCGCGTGCACGAGCTGCATGGCCAGCTGATCCCCGACAATGTCGAGGTGAAGGTCACCCGCGACTATGGCGAGACCGCGAACGAGAAGGCCAACGAACTGCTGTTCCACCTTGGCCTCGCGACGATCTCGATCGTGGGCCTCGTGCTGGTCGCGATCGGCTGGCGCGAATCCATCGTGGTCGCGGTCGTCATTCCGGTGACGATCCTGCTGACGCTGTTTGCGGCCTATATCATGGGCTTCACGCTGAACCGGGTGTCGCTCTTCGCGCTGATCTTCGCGATCGGTATTCTCGTCGATGACGCCATCGTGGTGATCGAGAATATCGCGCGACACTGGGCGATGAAGACGCCGGGCTCGCGCGTGACCAAGGCGATCGAGGCGGTGGCCGAGGTGGGCAACCCCACCATTGTCGCCACCCTGACCGTTGTCGCCGCGCTGCTGCCGATGCTCTTCGTGTCGGGGCTGATGGGGCCTTACATGTCGCCTATTCCGGCGGTGGCCTCGGCGGCTATGATCTTCTCCTTCTTCGTGGCGGTCATCATCACGCCCTGGCTGATGGTGAAGGTCGCGGGCAAGGCGCAGCTGCATGGCCATCACGGCGATGACGACGCCTATGGCGGCGAACATGCGGGCGGCAAGCTCGGCCGGATGTACAGCGCTGTGGCGCGTCCGATCCTGAAGACCAAAGGCCGCTCGGGTCTGTTCCTGCTGGTCGTGTCGGTGCTGTCCTTCGGCTCGCTGGGGCTGCTTTATACCAAGCATGTCACTGTGAAACTGCTGCCCTTCGACAACAAATCCGAACTCTCGGTCGTGGTCGATATGCCTGCGGGCACCTCGGTCGAGGGCACGGATGCGGTCGCTCAGCAAGTGGCCGAGATCGTGACCAAGCTGCCCGAGGTGCTCTCGGTGCAGACCCATGCGGGCACCTCCGCGCCGTTCAACTTCAACGGGCTCGTGCGCCACTACTACCTGCGCGCGCAGCCCAATCAGGGCGATGTCGAGCTTCAGCTTGCGCCGAAAGGGGAACGGGACCGCACCAGCCACGAGATTGCGCTGGAGATCCGCGACAAGATCAAGGCGATCAAGCTGCCCGAAGGCGCGAGCCTGAAGACGGTCGAACCGCCGCCGGGTCCGCCGGTGATCGCGACGCTTCTGGCCGAGGTCTATGGCCCGACGCCCGAGATGCGCCGTGACGCTGCCCGCCGGATCGAGGACGCCTTCAAGCAGGTGCCGTATATCGTCGACGTGGATAACAGCTTCGGCATCCAGCCCGACAAGCTGCGCGCCACGGTCAATTCCGACGATCTGGAGTTCTACTCGGTCTCCGAGGGCGATGTCTGGGACACGCTGGGGATGCTGAACGGTTCGACCACGGTGGGCTATTCCCATCGCGGGCAGGAGCGCCAGCCGATCCCGATCGTGATGGAGCGCTCGAAGTCGAACAAGGTGATGAACGAGGAAACGCTCTCGACGCCGATCCCGGCCAATGTCCTGCCCGGCGCGCGCGGCGTGGTGGAGCTTGGCGACGTGGTCAGCGTCGACAAGGAAAAGGCGTCCTATCCGATCTTCCGCCATAACGGGCGCGAGGCCGAGATGGTCACCGCAGAGCTCGCCGGCAAGTTCGAGGCGCCGCTCTACGGGATGCTCGCCGTCGACGATGCGATCAACAACATGGACTGGCCCAAGGGCGAGAAACCGGTCGTGTCGCTGCACGGTCAGCCGCAGGACGAGAGCCATGTGACGCTCTTGTGGGACGGCGAATGGGAGGTGACCTGGGTGACCTTCCGCGACATGGGCGCAGCCTTCGCCGTGGCGCTTCTGGGGATCTACATCCTCGTCGTCGCGCAGTTCGGCTCGTTCCGCCTGCCGCTGGTGATCCTGACCCCGGTGCCGCTGACCTTCCTCGGGATCATGCTCGGTCACTGGATCTTCCACGCGCCGTTCTCGGCCACGTCGATGATCGGTTTCATCGCGCTGGCGGGGATCATCGTGCGCAACTCGATCCTGTTGGTGGACTTTATCCGCCACGGCAGCCACGAGGGCAAATCGCCGACCGAGGTGCTGATCGAGGCGGGGGCCATCCGCTTCAAGCCGATCCTGCTGACCGCGATCGCGGCGATGATCGGCGCGGTGGTGATCTTGGCCGACCCGATCTTCCAGGGTCTCGCGATCTCGCTGCTGTTCGGTCTGCTCAGCTCGACCCTGCTGACCGTGCTCGTGATCCCGGCGATCTACCGGATCTTCAAGACCTGA
- a CDS encoding ABC transporter permease, giving the protein MDFKKILTPILSIIAFLAIWEFIVWANGWPNYVMASPSDLPAAYVRYWNLFLIDSWQTLWRTVAGLAISIVFGTFLGMVMGFSRTARDALYPLLVGFNAVPKATVVPVLALLFIGAHDFNTVLMAFMISFFPIAVSVGIGLSTLEPEYRDILGALGASKFTIFRKIALPKTLPEFFGALKVSVTLAFIGTNLVEIISPHGKGLGALFLSGQTNGDYPLMFAVLIALAFLGILLYYAVVALEKIFAGWAERQPG; this is encoded by the coding sequence ATGGACTTCAAGAAAATCCTCACCCCGATCCTGTCGATCATCGCCTTCCTCGCGATCTGGGAATTCATCGTCTGGGCGAATGGCTGGCCGAATTACGTCATGGCCTCGCCCTCGGACCTGCCCGCCGCCTATGTCCGCTACTGGAACCTGTTCCTGATCGATAGCTGGCAGACGCTGTGGCGCACCGTGGCGGGCCTCGCGATCTCGATCGTGTTCGGCACGTTTCTCGGCATGGTGATGGGCTTTTCGCGCACCGCCCGCGATGCGCTCTATCCGCTGCTGGTGGGCTTCAACGCAGTGCCGAAAGCGACCGTGGTGCCGGTGCTCGCGCTTCTCTTCATCGGCGCGCATGACTTCAACACCGTGCTGATGGCCTTCATGATCTCCTTCTTCCCGATCGCGGTGTCGGTGGGGATCGGCCTGTCCACGCTGGAGCCCGAATATCGCGATATTCTCGGCGCGCTCGGGGCCTCGAAATTCACCATCTTCCGCAAGATTGCCCTGCCGAAAACCCTGCCCGAGTTCTTTGGCGCGCTGAAGGTCTCGGTGACGCTGGCCTTCATCGGCACCAACCTCGTCGAGATCATCTCGCCGCATGGCAAAGGCCTCGGCGCGCTGTTCCTGTCGGGCCAGACCAACGGGGATTACCCGCTGATGTTCGCGGTGCTGATCGCCTTGGCCTTCCTGGGCATCCTGCTCTACTACGCCGTCGTCGCGCTGGAGAAGATCTTCGCAGGCTGGGCGGAACGGCAACCGGGCTGA